The Nothobranchius furzeri strain GRZ-AD chromosome 6, NfurGRZ-RIMD1, whole genome shotgun sequence genome includes a region encoding these proteins:
- the LOC129152288 gene encoding endoplasmic reticulum chaperone BiP-like, producing MTLLWMIMIVVGTVFANDDGEKENVGTVIGIDLGTTYSCVGVFKNGRVEIIANDQGNRITPSYVAFTSDGERLIGDAAKNQLTSNPENTVFDAKRLIGRTWGDSSVQQDIKYLPFKVLEKKSKPHIQVDIGGGQMKTFAPEEISAMVLTKMKETAEAYLGKKVTHAVVTVPAYFNDAQRQATKDAGTIAGLNVMRIINEPTAAAIAYGLDKRDGEKNILVFDLGGGTFDVSLLTIDNGVFEVVATNGDTHLGGEDFDQRVMEHFIKLYKKKTGKDVRKDNRAVQKLRREVEKAKRALSAQHQARIEIESFFEGEDFSETLTRAKFEELNMDLFRATMKPVQKVLEDSDMKKSDIDEIVLVGGSTRIPKIQQLVKEFFNGKEPSRGINPDEAVAYGAAVQAGVLSGEEDTDNLVLLDVCPLTLGIETVGGVMTKLIPRNTVVPTKKSQIFSTASDNQPTVTIKVYEGERPLTKDNHLLGTFDLTGIPPAPRGVPQIEVTFEIDVNGILRVTAEDKGTGNKNKITITNDQNRLTPEDIERMVNDAEHFADEDKKLKERIDARNELESYAYSLKNQIGDKEKLGGKLSDEDKEAIEKAVEEKIEWMESHQDADLEEFQAKKKELEEVVQPIISKLYGSAGGPPPEGAEGEQDKDEL from the exons ATGACGCTGTTGTGGATGATTATGATTGTGGTCGGCACCGTGTTTGCCAATGATGACGGCGAGAAGGAGAATGTGGGGACTGTGATTGGTATTGACCTGGGAACCACCTACTCATG TGTTGGAGTCTTCAAGAATGGCCGTGTTGAGATCATTGCCAATGACCAGGGAAACCGCATCACTCCATCCTACGTAGCCTTCACCAGTGATGGTGAACGTCTGATTGGTGATGCTGCTAAGAATCAGCTGACCTCTAACCCCGAGAACACAGTTTTTGATGCCAAGAGACTGATTGGCCGGACTTGGGGCGACTCTTCTGTTCAGCAGGACATCAAGTACCTGCCCTTCAAG GTTCTTGAAAAGAAGAGCAAACCCCATATCCAGGTTGACATTGGCGGTGGCCAGATGAAAACTTTTGCCCCTGAGGAGATCTCTGCCATGGTCCTCACCAAGATGAAGGAGACCGCTGAGGCTTACTTGGGCAAGAAg GTCACACATGCTGTGGTCACCGTTCCTGCCTACTTCAATGATGCTCAGCGTCAGGCCACAAAGGATGCTGGAACCATTGCTGGTTTGAACGTCATGAGAATCATCAACGAGCC AACTGCTGCTGCCATTGCTTATGGCCTGGACAAGAGGGATGGCGAGAAGAACATCCTTGTTTTTGATCTGGGTGGTGGCACCTTCGACGTCTCCCTCTTGACCATTGATAACGGTGTCTTTGAAGTGGTTGCTACCAATGGTGACACCCATCTGGGAGGTGAGGATTTCGACCAGCGTGTCATGGAGCACTTCATCAAGCTGTACAAGAAGAAGACTGGCAAAGATGTGCGCAAAGACAATCGTGCTGTGCAGAAGCTGCGTCGTGAGGTTGAGAAGGCCAAGAGGGCCCTTTCTGCCCAGCATCAGGCTCGTATTGAGATCGAGTCCTTCTTTGAGGGTGAGGACTTCTCTGAGACCCTGACTCGTGCCAAGTTTGAAGAGCTGAACATG gaCCTGTTCCGTGCCACAATGAAGCCTGTCCAGAAAGTGTTGGAAGATTCTGACATGAAGAAGTCTGATATTGATGAGATTGTACTGGTTGGCGGCTCTACTCGTATCCCAAAAATCCAGCAGCTGGTGAAGGAGTTCTTCAATGGCAAAGAACCCTCTAGGGGCATCAATCCTGATGAGGCTGTGGCGTATGGTGCTGCTGTGCAGGCTGGAGTGCTTTCTGGAGAGGAGGACACTG ATAACCTGGTTCTTCTGGATGTTTGCCCCCTGACTCTTGGTATTGAGACTGTTGGAGGAGTAATGACCAAACTAATCCCTAGGAATACTGTGGTACCAACCAAGAAATCTCAGATCTTCTCTACAGCCTCAGATAACCAACCAACTGTTACCATTAAAGTTTATGAAG GTGAGCGTCCTCTGACAAAAGACAATCACCTGCTGGGCACCTTTGACCTGACCGGCATCCCCCCTGCCCCCCGTGGAGTTCCTCAAATTGAAGTGACCTTTGAGATTGACGTGAACGGTATTCTGCGCGTCACAGCTGAAGACAAGGGAACGGGCAACAAGAACAAAATCACAATCACTAATGACCAGAACCGCCTGACACCTGAGGACATTGAGCGCATGGTGAATGATGCTGAACATTTTGCTGATGAAGACAAGAAGCTGAAGGAGAGGATCGATGCCCGCAACGAGTTGGAGAGCTATGCCTACTCTTTGAAGAACCAGATCGGTGACAAGGAGAAGCTTGGTGGAAAACTGTCAGATGAGGACAAGGAAGCCATTGAAAAGGCAGTAGAGGAGAAGATCGAATGGATGGAGtctcatcaagatgctgatctggaaGAATTCCAGGCTAAGAAGAAGGAGTTGGAGGAGGTGGTTCAGCCCATCATCAGCAAGCTGTATGGCAGTGCAGGTGGACCTCCACCTGAGGGCGCTGAAGGCGAGCAAGATAAGGACGAGTTGTAG
- the rabepk gene encoding rab9 effector protein with kelch motifs produces MEVLPVLDPVDKPKENIWYALVPRGSAPGVSVGHTCMFIPSEDGGKGRILIIGGADPRGSFSNVHIINMDNHEWDTSDWEGLEARYEHCSFVPDSFLQNLWVFGGAQRTGNRNCIQTIQLTDSEPRWKHVAAKGEPPSPRTYHTTTASIGDKLFVFSGGEAGDAPVSDTKLHVFDTVSSTWSQPETQGRAPAARHGHIIVAVGFKIYIHGGMAGEKFHNDMYSLDTRNMKWEKVQTKGDIPPGVAAHSAVVLGTNIYVFGGMTLDGAINSMYRFRTDRHTWSLMKFEGDMPSNRLDHSMCLLPWQPFEGSGDGSHATSLASKETSHLVFVFGGMDTQGVIHNDCVVTVVK; encoded by the exons ATGGAGGTTCTTCCAGTTCTTGATCCAGTTGACAAGCCTAAAGAGAACATTTG GTATGCTTTAGTACCCAGAGGAAGTGCTCCAGGTGTTAGTGTGGGGCATACCTGCATGTTTATTCCTTCTGAAGATGGAGGAAAGGGAAGAATCCTCATCATTGGTGGAGCTGATCCCCGTGGCAGTTTCTCAAATGTACACATCATAAATATGG ATAATCATGAGTGGGACACTTCTGACTGGGAAGGTTTGGAGGCACGATATGAACACTGCAGCTTTGTGCCAGACAGCTTCCTGCAAAACCTCTGGGTGTTTGGTGGGGCACAGAGGACAGGCAATCGCAATTGTATCCAGACAATTCAGTTAACTG ATAGTGAGCCTCGCTGGAAGCATGTAGCAGCAAAAGGAGAACCCCCGAGTCCCAGGACGTACCACACTACTACAGCCTCCATAGGAGACAAATTGTTTGTCTTTTCTGGGGGAGAAGCAGGTGATGCACCTGTGTCAGACACCAAACTCCATGTTTTTGATACAG TGTCTTCTACTTGGTCCCAGCCAGAGACTCAGGGCAGGGCACCAGCAGCCAGACATGGTCACATTATTGTTGCAGTGGGCTTCAAGATCTACATCCATGGAGGGATGGCTGGAGAGAAGTTCCACAATGATATGTACTCTTTGGACACAA GGAACATGAAGTGGGAGAAAGTGCAGACCAAAGGAGACATCCCACCTGGAGTAGCAGCCCACTCAGCTGTGGTACTGGGTACCAACATCTATGTATTTGGAGGGATGACTTTGGATGGGGCAATCAACTCCATGTATAGATTTCGCACAG ATAGACATACATGGAGCCTAATGAAGTTTGAAGGAGACATGCCATCGAACCGTCTGGACCACTCTATGTGTCTGTTGCCATGGCAGCCGTTTGAAGGGAGTGGAGATGGAAGTCATGCCACAAGTCTGGCCTCCAAAGAAACATCACATCTGGTGTTTGTATTTGGAGGGATGGACACTCAGGGAGTCATAcataatgattgtgttgtaactgTTGTGAAATAA
- the LOC107374516 gene encoding endoplasmic reticulum chaperone BiP, with the protein MKLLWVVMVVVGTVFADDDDKKDNVGTVVGIDLGTTYSCVGVFKNGRVEIIANDQGNRITPSYVAFTSEGERLIGDAAKNQLTSNPENTVFDAKRLIGRTWGDSSVQQDIKYLPFKVLEKKSKPHIQVDIGGGQMKTFAPEEISAMVLTKMKETAEAYLGKKVTHAVVTVPAYFNDAQRQATKDAGTIAGLNVMRIINEPTAAAIAYGLDKRDGEKNILVFDLGGGTFDVSLLTIDNGVFEVVATNGDTHLGGEDFDQRVMEHFIKLYKKKTGKDVRKDNRAVQKLRREVEKAKRALSAQHQARIEIESFFEGEDFSETLTRAKFEELNMDLFRATMKPVQKVLEDSDLKKSDIDEIVLVGGSTRIPKIQQLVKEFFNGKEPSRGINPDEAVAYGAAVQAGVLSGEEDTGEVVLLDVCPLTLGIETVGGVMTKLIPRNTVVPTKKSQIFSTASDNQPTVTIKVYEGERPLTKDNHLLGTFDLTGIPPAPRGVPQIEVTFEIDVNGILRVTAEDKGTGNKNKITITNDQNRLTPEDIERMVNDAERFADEDKKLKERIDARNELESYAYSLKNQIGDKEKLGGKLSDEDKEAIEKAVEEKIEWMESHQDADLEEFQAKKKELEEVVQPIISKLYGSAGGPPPEGAEGEQDKDEL; encoded by the exons ATGAAGCTTTTGTGGGTGGTTATGGTTGTAGTCGGCACCGTGTTTGCCGATGACGACGACAAGAAGGATAATGTGGGGACTGTGGTTGGAATTGACCTGGGGACCACCTACTCATG TGTTGGAGTCTTCAAGAATGGCCGTGTTGAGATCATTGCCAATGACCAGGGAAACCGCATCACTCCATCCTACGTGGCCTTCACCAGTGAGGGTGAACGTCTGATTGGTGATGCTGCTAAGAATCAGCTGACCTCTAACCCCGAGAACACAGTTTTTGATGCCAAGAGACTGATTGGCCGGACTTGGGGCGACTCTTCTGTTCAGCAGGACATCAAGTACCTGCCCTTCAAG gTTCTTGAAAAGAAGAGCAAACCCCATATCCAGGTTGACATTGGCGGTGGCCAGATGAAAACTTTTGCCCCTGAGGAGATCTCTGCCATGGTCCTCACCAAGATGAAGGAGACCGCTGAGGCTTACTTGGGCAAGAAg GTCACACATGCTGTGGTCACCGTTCCTGCCTACTTCAATGATGCTCAGCGTCAGGCCACAAAGGATGCTGGAACCATTGCTGGTTTGAACGTCATGAGAATCATCAACGAGCC AACTGCTGCTGCCATTGCTTATGGCCTGGACAAGAGGGATGGCGAGAAGAACATCCTTGTTTTTGATCTGGGTGGTGGCACCTTCGACGTCTCCCTCTTGACCATTGATAACGGTGTCTTTGAAGTGGTTGCTACCAATGGTGACACCCATCTGGGAGGTGAGGATTTCGACCAGCGTGTCATGGAGCACTTCATCAAGCTGTACAAGAAGAAGACTGGCAAAGATGTGCGCAAAGACAATCGTGCTGTGCAGAAGCTGCGTCGTGAGGTTGAGAAGGCCAAGAGGGCCCTTTCTGCCCAGCATCAGGCTCGTATTGAGATCGAGTCCTTCTTTGAGGGTGAGGACTTCTCTGAGACCCTGACTCGTGCCAAGTTTGAAGAGCTGAACATG GACCTGTTCCGTGCCACAATGAAGCCTGTTCAGAAAGTGTTGGAAGATTCTGACCTGAAGAAGTCTGATATTGATGAGATTGTACTGGTTGGCGGCTCTACTCGTATCCCAAAAATCCAGCAGCTGGTGAAGGAGTTCTTCAATGGCAAAGAACCCTCTAGGGGCATCAATCCTGATGAGGCTGTGGCGTATGGTGCTGCTGTGCAGGCTGGAGTGCTTTCTGGAGAGGAGGACACTG GTGAAGTGGTTCTTCTGGATGTTTGCCCCCTGACTCTTGGTATTGAGACTGTTGGAGGAGTAATGACCAAACTAATCCCTAGGAATACTGTGGTACCAACCAAGAAATCTCAGATCTTCTCTACAGCCTCAGATAACCAACCAACTGTTACCATTAAAGTTTATGAAG GTGAGCGTCCTCTGACAAAAGACAATCACCTGCTGGGCACCTTTGACCTGACCGGCATCCCCCCTGCCCCCCGTGGAGTTCCTCAAATTGAAGTGACCTTTGAGATTGACGTGAACGGTATTCTGCGCGTCACAGCTGAAGACAAGGGAACGGGCAACAAGAACAAAATCACAATCACTAATGACCAGAACCGCCTGACACCTGAGGACATTGAGCGCATGGTGAATGATGCTGAACGTTTTGCTGATGAAGACAAGAAGCTGAAGGAGAGGATCGATGCCCGCAACGAGTTGGAGAGCTATGCCTACTCTTTGAAGAACCAGATCGGTGACAAGGAGAAGCTTGGTGGAAAACTGTCAGATGAGGACAAGGAAGCCATTGAAAAGGCAGTAGAGGAGAAGATCGAATGGATGGAGtctcatcaagatgctgatctggaaGAATTCCAGGCTAAGAAGAAGGAGTTGGAGGAGGTGGTTCAGCCCATCATCAGCAAGCTGTATGGCAGTGCAGGTGGACCTCCACCTGAGGGCGCTGAAGGCGAGCAAGATAAGGACGAGTTGTAG